Proteins encoded together in one Desulfosporosinus meridiei DSM 13257 window:
- a CDS encoding GIY-YIG nuclease family protein: protein MKEKLKQLPQSPGVYMMYDSLGNIIYVGKAKNLKSRVSQYFYDQKDRDPKVADMIKHIHSFHYQITDTELDAFIEECRLIKELKPLYNSQMKNTKKYIYLRIADEQYPQVTITNEILDNGGSYYGPFTSSHGVENVIAYLNDFYPLRKCLTPKLVKRNNGCLFMQLGSCLGVCTGQVKTEEYWMHIERIQQLLSGKDQTTIQDLANKIDTAIENLKFEKASEYREYYKGLSHVINKQRLVNQSSKNRNILAIEFMDRSQVKLFMIKGYLLLSGKVISTQIDKAEMMQSFVQIIRKGYLTTELQEDCKLTDRDIHEAQIIFSYLKKNRKRILTFSIPVSKLKSEKALDTTVQKIIDQITQRIN from the coding sequence TTGAAAGAAAAACTCAAGCAACTTCCTCAAAGCCCAGGGGTCTATATGATGTACGATTCATTGGGAAATATTATTTATGTCGGTAAGGCTAAAAATTTGAAAAGCAGGGTGTCTCAGTATTTCTATGACCAAAAGGATAGGGATCCGAAGGTCGCTGATATGATAAAACACATTCATTCATTTCATTATCAAATTACTGATACGGAATTAGATGCCTTCATTGAAGAGTGTCGTTTAATTAAAGAACTCAAACCCCTATATAACAGTCAGATGAAGAATACCAAAAAGTATATTTACTTAAGAATTGCCGATGAACAATACCCTCAGGTGACAATAACTAACGAAATCCTGGATAATGGCGGATCATACTATGGTCCATTTACCAGTTCTCACGGGGTGGAGAATGTAATAGCGTATTTAAATGACTTTTATCCCTTGAGAAAATGTCTTACCCCGAAATTAGTCAAGAGAAATAACGGTTGCCTCTTTATGCAATTAGGTTCGTGCCTAGGTGTTTGCACAGGGCAGGTAAAAACTGAAGAATACTGGATGCACATTGAAAGAATTCAGCAGCTTTTAAGCGGAAAGGATCAAACAACCATTCAGGATCTAGCGAACAAGATCGACACTGCTATAGAGAATCTTAAATTTGAAAAAGCGTCCGAATATAGAGAGTATTACAAAGGGCTTAGCCATGTTATTAATAAGCAGCGCCTGGTTAACCAGTCAAGTAAGAATAGAAATATCTTAGCAATAGAGTTTATGGACAGATCACAGGTCAAATTATTTATGATTAAAGGGTACCTGCTTCTTAGCGGAAAAGTTATTAGTACCCAAATAGATAAAGCAGAAATGATGCAATCCTTTGTGCAAATAATCAGAAAGGGGTACCTTACAACAGAACTCCAAGAAGATTGCAAACTGACTGATAGAGATATTCATGAGGCTCAAATAATTTTCTCTTATCTTAAAAAGAATAGGAAACGAATTCTTACATTTTCTATTCCAGTTTCCAAATTGAAAAGTGAAAAAGCTTTGGATACCACCGTCCAGAAGATAATTGACCAGATCACTCAAAGAATAAATTAA
- a CDS encoding ABC transporter substrate-binding protein: protein MKKYRGLVLLTLALLVITGCGTSKSNSEPTPTATLDRIKADGKITFAMSGQYPPFNYFNEQNKLTGFDVEIGQEIAKRINVNSDPIATEWDGIIAGLTTSKFDMILGSMAITDERLEKVNFSTPYYRSGAQVIVPSDSNISGAADLKGKKVGVVLGTTFETKARELGATVNTYKGDPDAFNDMLNGRLDAVITDKIVGLNAIKKNNYPYKLVGDLLYVEKMGIAIRKDSPKLLEAVNNALTEMMDDGTYKQISEKYFNQDIR from the coding sequence ATGAAAAAGTATAGAGGGCTTGTCCTTTTAACACTAGCATTGCTGGTGATCACTGGCTGTGGTACATCAAAAAGTAATTCTGAACCAACCCCTACAGCAACCTTAGATCGGATTAAGGCTGATGGAAAAATAACCTTTGCTATGAGCGGCCAGTATCCCCCTTTTAATTATTTTAATGAGCAAAATAAGCTTACAGGTTTTGATGTGGAAATAGGACAGGAGATTGCTAAAAGAATTAATGTAAATTCAGATCCCATCGCAACCGAATGGGATGGGATTATTGCCGGATTAACAACAAGCAAATTTGATATGATTTTGGGAAGTATGGCCATTACAGACGAGCGACTTGAGAAGGTAAATTTTAGCACACCTTATTACCGATCAGGTGCTCAAGTTATTGTGCCCTCGGACTCGAACATCAGTGGAGCCGCTGATCTCAAGGGCAAAAAGGTTGGGGTTGTGCTTGGTACTACATTTGAAACGAAAGCACGGGAATTGGGTGCCACTGTAAATACCTACAAAGGAGACCCAGACGCCTTTAACGATATGCTTAATGGTAGACTCGATGCCGTGATTACAGACAAAATTGTAGGTCTAAATGCGATTAAGAAAAATAATTATCCGTATAAACTGGTAGGAGATTTGTTATATGTTGAAAAAATGGGGATAGCGATTCGTAAAGATAGTCCAAAATTGCTTGAAGCCGTAAATAACGCCCTCACAGAAATGATGGATGATGGAACCTATAAACAGATTAGTGAAAAGTATTTCAATCAGGATATCCGTTAA
- the ablB gene encoding putative beta-lysine N-acetyltransferase has product MLNMMSLVSSSSHIIVDERNKRLVVNGYLRGIKPAFFSRELIELAVDKKLEKIWLWALPADVPEFLGFGFRTEGSLFRDNFEEFAISLAYYVNPARAVSDKLQTENDIVDSVRTEPIRRLSSLSEGIRLKLLNQSFGEQISELLTRVFESYPSPVEDPQYIRALIKDGNIFAGAFIEKKLISVAAAYPDKEFNRCEMTDCATLEEYRGNSLTERLLGILENEVLKHQTLNLFTLARAQSYGMNRVFHKLGYRFQGRLINNCDIAGSFEDMNLWIK; this is encoded by the coding sequence ATGCTTAATATGATGAGCTTGGTAAGTTCCTCAAGTCATATTATCGTGGATGAAAGGAATAAACGGCTGGTTGTTAACGGCTATTTACGAGGAATAAAACCAGCTTTCTTCAGCAGAGAACTGATTGAATTAGCGGTCGATAAGAAGCTGGAAAAAATATGGCTTTGGGCCTTACCAGCTGATGTACCGGAATTTCTAGGATTCGGCTTTCGTACGGAAGGAAGTCTTTTCAGAGATAACTTTGAGGAGTTTGCTATTAGCTTGGCCTATTATGTAAATCCTGCTAGGGCGGTTTCCGACAAATTACAGACCGAAAACGATATTGTTGATAGTGTTCGGACTGAACCTATTCGACGTCTGTCAAGTTTATCCGAAGGAATAAGGTTGAAACTCTTAAATCAATCCTTTGGAGAACAAATATCTGAACTATTAACCCGGGTTTTTGAAAGTTATCCCTCTCCTGTGGAAGACCCTCAATATATTAGAGCCTTAATAAAAGATGGTAATATTTTTGCTGGGGCGTTTATTGAAAAGAAGCTAATAAGTGTTGCCGCTGCATATCCGGACAAAGAATTCAATCGTTGCGAGATGACGGATTGCGCAACGTTAGAAGAGTATAGAGGAAATTCCCTAACAGAACGTTTATTGGGCATTTTAGAAAATGAGGTACTAAAGCATCAAACGTTAAACCTATTTACTCTTGCACGAGCACAGTCTTATGGGATGAACAGAGTATTTCACAAACTAGGATACAGATTTCAAGGTCGTTTAATAAACAACTGCGATATTGCTGGTTCTTTTGAAGATATGAATCTTTGGATTAAATAG
- a CDS encoding alanine/glycine:cation symporter family protein: MESFHNAIIWLNDYLWGPPMLILLFGTHLFLTFRTRFIQKHIIKAIKLSLTKDTSSEGDVSQFGALTTALAATIGTGNIVGVSTAVALGGPGAVLWCWLTGVFGIATKYSEALLSVKYRVKTSDGTMLGGPMYALENGLGQKWLAVLFCIFTAIAAFGIGNTVQANSIAAMVNESFNISPYITGGVMAALTGFVIIGGVKSIARVCEMLVPFMAIFYVIGCIIILVLNSSFVIPAISLIFKSAFTPQAAGGGFIGASIMMAARYGIARGLFSNESGLGSAPIVAAAAQTRNPVRQALVSATGTFWDTVVVCAMTGIVVVSSIMSNPAATEGLKGAALTKIAFAQIPVVGPIVLTVGLLTFVFSTILGWSYYGERAIEYLFGKAAIMPYRGVWVLAVFLGSIMTLQLVWDMADAMNALMAIPNLVSLLLLSGVIVSETKKYLWEDNLDEVSKDPIPVIKK; the protein is encoded by the coding sequence ATGGAATCATTTCACAACGCTATCATCTGGCTAAACGATTACCTCTGGGGTCCCCCAATGCTCATCTTACTTTTCGGTACGCACTTATTTCTAACCTTTCGTACTCGCTTCATCCAAAAACACATTATTAAAGCCATTAAGCTTTCCTTAACGAAAGATACGTCTTCTGAGGGAGATGTAAGCCAGTTCGGGGCACTCACCACAGCATTAGCAGCAACAATAGGTACGGGTAATATCGTAGGGGTTTCTACTGCCGTAGCTCTGGGAGGCCCAGGCGCTGTTCTATGGTGCTGGCTAACGGGAGTCTTTGGTATTGCTACTAAGTACTCTGAGGCTCTGTTATCGGTAAAGTATAGAGTTAAGACCTCAGATGGGACAATGCTTGGTGGACCTATGTATGCTTTGGAAAATGGTTTGGGTCAAAAGTGGCTGGCGGTCTTATTTTGTATTTTTACAGCCATCGCGGCTTTTGGAATTGGAAATACGGTCCAAGCTAATTCCATTGCCGCTATGGTTAATGAGAGCTTTAATATTTCGCCATATATCACTGGTGGTGTAATGGCTGCTCTCACCGGCTTTGTTATTATTGGGGGGGTTAAGTCCATTGCCCGAGTGTGTGAAATGCTCGTGCCATTCATGGCAATATTCTATGTAATTGGTTGTATTATTATTTTAGTTCTAAATTCTTCATTCGTAATACCAGCAATCAGCCTGATTTTTAAATCCGCCTTCACTCCTCAAGCAGCGGGCGGTGGCTTTATTGGAGCGTCGATTATGATGGCAGCACGCTACGGTATTGCCCGAGGGCTGTTCTCCAATGAGTCAGGATTAGGGTCTGCCCCCATTGTGGCAGCAGCGGCTCAAACTAGAAATCCAGTTCGCCAAGCTTTGGTCTCAGCAACCGGAACCTTCTGGGATACTGTTGTGGTCTGTGCAATGACTGGTATCGTTGTAGTGAGCAGCATTATGAGCAATCCTGCTGCTACAGAAGGATTAAAAGGTGCCGCGCTAACGAAAATTGCCTTTGCTCAAATACCCGTAGTTGGCCCCATTGTCTTAACAGTTGGACTTTTAACTTTCGTGTTTTCAACCATTCTCGGGTGGTCATATTATGGAGAAAGAGCGATTGAATACTTGTTCGGAAAAGCTGCAATTATGCCATACCGCGGGGTCTGGGTACTTGCTGTATTCCTGGGGTCCATAATGACTCTTCAACTGGTCTGGGATATGGCAGATGCTATGAACGCATTAATGGCTATACCAAACCTCGTTTCCCTGTTGCTCTTAAGTGGAGTTATCGTCTCAGAAACAAAAAAGTATCTGTGGGAGGATAATTTAGACGAGGTTTCAAAGGATCCCATTCCGGTTATAAAAAAATAG
- the nusA gene encoding transcription termination factor NusA: MNMEFIEALHELEKGRGISAEILFEAIEAALISAYKKNFGSLQNVRVLIDRLTGEFKVYARKTVTDIVEDPRTQVGLAEARNLDPNYQLEDIVEYEVTPREFGRIAAQTAKQVVVQRIREAERGMIYDEFVNREGDIVTGVVQRYEQKNVIVDLGKVEAVLPAQEQIPGEEYQSFERIKTYVVEVKKTTKGPQIMLSRTHPGLIKRLFELEVPEIHDGIVEIKGVSREAGARSKIAVHSRDQNVDPVGACVGPKGVRVQTIVTELKGEKIDIVNFSIDPQEFVANALSPAKVLQVYPKLNEKVAVVVVPDYQLSLAIGKEGQNARLAAKLTGWKIDIKSESQAIAHNIIPQGQQEYDTYAEFDEYEEYSEYDEYVDSDNYQEYQEEQEYQEDIINRDPKPKVDEDNYVETYEEELLSNEDDSLVLEDLPEDLDTLLDPDELLEKPKGKG, from the coding sequence ATGAATATGGAGTTCATCGAGGCCCTTCATGAATTAGAAAAAGGACGGGGAATTTCTGCAGAAATTCTATTTGAGGCAATTGAGGCGGCACTGATTTCCGCATACAAGAAGAATTTCGGATCATTGCAAAATGTGCGAGTTCTGATTGATCGTTTAACCGGTGAGTTTAAAGTTTATGCCCGAAAAACCGTTACAGATATCGTGGAGGATCCTCGGACTCAGGTTGGTTTGGCAGAGGCTCGTAATCTCGATCCTAATTACCAACTAGAAGACATTGTTGAATACGAAGTAACCCCTCGTGAATTTGGCCGAATTGCAGCTCAAACAGCGAAGCAGGTCGTCGTTCAACGCATAAGAGAAGCAGAACGCGGTATGATCTATGATGAATTTGTCAATCGTGAAGGGGATATTGTTACCGGAGTTGTCCAACGCTATGAGCAAAAAAACGTCATTGTTGATTTAGGAAAGGTGGAAGCTGTACTTCCTGCTCAGGAACAAATACCTGGGGAGGAATATCAGTCGTTTGAGCGCATTAAAACCTATGTTGTAGAGGTGAAAAAAACGACAAAGGGACCTCAAATAATGCTTTCACGGACACATCCGGGGTTGATAAAACGTCTGTTTGAGCTTGAAGTTCCAGAAATTCATGATGGAATTGTTGAAATAAAAGGAGTCTCACGTGAAGCTGGAGCGCGTTCCAAAATCGCGGTTCATTCACGTGACCAAAATGTTGATCCTGTAGGGGCATGTGTTGGCCCTAAGGGAGTACGTGTGCAGACCATTGTCACAGAATTGAAAGGTGAAAAGATTGATATTGTAAATTTCTCAATCGATCCTCAAGAATTTGTGGCTAATGCCTTATCACCCGCAAAAGTTTTACAAGTCTATCCAAAACTCAATGAAAAAGTTGCTGTTGTAGTAGTCCCGGATTATCAGCTTTCATTAGCAATTGGTAAAGAAGGGCAAAATGCACGTTTGGCGGCTAAGCTTACTGGTTGGAAAATTGATATAAAGAGTGAGTCACAAGCAATTGCCCACAATATCATTCCTCAAGGGCAGCAAGAGTATGATACTTACGCCGAGTTCGATGAATATGAAGAGTACTCAGAATATGATGAGTACGTAGATTCCGATAATTATCAAGAATATCAGGAAGAACAAGAGTATCAAGAGGATATAATAAATAGGGATCCTAAGCCAAAAGTAGATGAAGACAATTACGTTGAAACATATGAAGAAGAACTTCTTTCAAATGAGGATGATTCTTTAGTATTAGAAGATCTTCCCGAGGATCTGGATACATTGCTTGACCCAGATGAGCTTCTCGAAAAACCCAAAGGGAAGGGGTGA
- a CDS encoding amino acid ABC transporter permease, which translates to MNLDFSVIIKYLPFLLQGAGLTIELAVLGIAFGIFIGIIAALLKISHTPLRYVAHFYIWLVRGTPLLVQLFLIYFGLPQLGITLSAFASSVLGLGINSGAYLAEVFRGGIEAIPKGQTEASLSLGMGKFLTMRRIIFPQALRISIPSLGNQFIISLKDSSLCSVITMSELLQTSQRFASVTFGSLEFYTTAALLYLLMTTVISAVLRSLEWRLSKENRTRAC; encoded by the coding sequence ATGAATCTCGATTTTAGTGTCATCATTAAATATCTTCCCTTTTTATTGCAAGGAGCAGGTTTAACTATAGAACTCGCAGTACTGGGAATTGCTTTCGGTATCTTTATTGGCATAATTGCAGCACTTTTAAAGATATCCCATACTCCTCTGCGATATGTTGCTCACTTTTACATTTGGTTGGTTCGAGGAACCCCTTTGCTGGTTCAGCTATTTCTCATTTATTTTGGTTTGCCGCAACTTGGAATTACCTTAAGTGCTTTTGCTTCTTCGGTATTAGGACTGGGAATTAACAGTGGAGCTTATCTAGCAGAGGTCTTTCGGGGTGGAATAGAAGCAATTCCTAAAGGACAAACTGAAGCTTCTTTATCACTTGGAATGGGAAAATTTTTGACTATGCGCAGAATTATCTTTCCACAAGCCTTGCGAATTTCAATTCCCTCATTAGGCAATCAGTTTATCATCTCTCTTAAAGATTCATCGCTATGTTCCGTAATCACTATGTCGGAACTTCTTCAAACTTCGCAACGTTTTGCCAGTGTTACTTTTGGTTCTTTGGAGTTCTACACTACCGCTGCTCTCCTCTATTTGTTGATGACAACTGTTATTTCAGCAGTATTACGCAGCCTAGAATGGAGATTATCTAAAGAAAATAGGACAAGGGCGTGTTGA
- the ablA gene encoding lysine 2,3-aminomutase has product MNKQRETIWPNINDSQWNDWNWQMSNRITSHKELLKSMSLPAEEADQIGKCLENFRMAITPYYFSLMNPQNPTCPIRKQAIPSILELNKSSCDLEDPLHEEADSPVPGLTHRYPDRVLLLVTDQCSMYCRHCTRRRMAGQTDKALPLNRFKLALEYIRSNTQIRDVLISGGDPFTLSDERLDYILSNLRSIPHVEIIRIGTRTPVVLPMRITDHLIEVLQRYQPIWINTHFNHPQELTLEARNALNKLANSGIPLGNQSVLLKGINDCPVVMKKLVHELVKYRVRPYYLYQCDLSCGIEHFRTSVSTGIEIIEMLRGHTSGFAVPTFVVDAPGGGGKIPLQPNYLISQSNDKVILRNYEGVISVYQEPDDKESRCKTCADSCISKKNHKIGLVKLLKGERISLTPQENSREQRRKKVSGGGGTNA; this is encoded by the coding sequence ATGAATAAGCAACGGGAAACGATATGGCCTAATATTAATGACAGCCAATGGAATGATTGGAATTGGCAAATGTCTAATCGAATTACGAGTCATAAAGAATTACTTAAATCTATGTCTCTTCCGGCAGAGGAGGCTGATCAAATTGGGAAGTGTCTGGAAAATTTTCGTATGGCAATTACTCCATACTACTTTTCACTTATGAATCCACAGAACCCAACCTGCCCTATCAGAAAACAAGCAATTCCGTCAATTCTTGAATTAAATAAGTCCTCCTGTGATTTAGAAGACCCGTTACATGAAGAAGCCGATTCTCCTGTACCGGGATTGACACACCGTTATCCTGACAGAGTATTACTCTTGGTAACAGATCAATGCTCAATGTACTGCAGACATTGCACCAGAAGAAGAATGGCAGGGCAAACGGATAAGGCTTTACCATTAAATCGCTTCAAGCTTGCCCTTGAATATATCCGTTCCAACACACAAATTCGAGATGTTTTAATATCAGGAGGAGATCCCTTTACATTGTCGGATGAGCGTTTAGACTATATACTTTCTAATCTTCGTTCTATTCCCCATGTTGAAATTATCAGGATTGGAACGAGAACTCCGGTAGTACTTCCTATGCGCATTACAGATCATCTCATCGAAGTTTTGCAGAGATACCAACCGATTTGGATCAACACACACTTTAATCACCCTCAAGAGCTTACTCTTGAAGCACGAAATGCTCTCAACAAACTAGCTAATTCTGGTATACCCCTTGGAAACCAATCGGTTTTACTTAAGGGGATCAACGATTGTCCAGTAGTTATGAAAAAGCTGGTTCATGAACTGGTCAAATACCGAGTTAGACCTTATTATTTGTATCAGTGCGATTTATCTTGTGGTATCGAACATTTCCGTACCTCTGTCAGTACCGGCATAGAAATCATAGAAATGCTTAGGGGACATACCTCTGGTTTCGCAGTCCCAACATTTGTTGTTGATGCACCGGGAGGTGGAGGAAAAATTCCCCTACAGCCCAACTACTTGATTTCTCAATCCAATGACAAAGTGATTTTACGCAATTATGAAGGGGTCATTAGTGTATACCAGGAACCTGATGACAAAGAAAGCCGTTGCAAGACGTGTGCTGACTCCTGTATCAGTAAGAAAAATCACAAGATTGGCTTGGTTAAGCTTCTAAAGGGCGAAAGGATTAGCCTTACGCCTCAAGAGAATAGCAGAGAGCAGAGAAGAAAAAAGGTTTCCGGTGGAGGTGGCACAAATGCTTAA
- a CDS encoding amino acid ABC transporter ATP-binding protein, whose amino-acid sequence MINVNCLVKDFGNHRVINGINATVSPGEVVVLIGASGSGKSTFLRCLNGLEALTSGEILIDSVPLERNSKSLKEIRRQVGMVFQQFNLFPHLTVLENIIEAPIHVLNRPKSKAIKDAQELLSKVGLFDKQNCYPGTLSGGQGQRVAIARALAMQPKIMLFDEPTSALDPELVGEVLSVMKQLAEDGMTMVVVTHEMGFAKEVADRVIFIDEGRIVEEGSPTQIFGNPQETRTQTFLGRLSH is encoded by the coding sequence ATGATCAATGTAAACTGTTTAGTCAAAGACTTCGGTAATCATAGGGTTATTAACGGCATTAATGCTACAGTGTCTCCGGGTGAGGTTGTTGTACTGATCGGAGCAAGTGGTTCGGGAAAAAGTACTTTTCTGCGCTGTTTAAATGGGCTTGAGGCCTTAACTTCGGGTGAAATATTGATTGATAGCGTCCCGTTGGAGAGGAACTCCAAAAGTCTTAAGGAGATTCGGCGTCAAGTAGGAATGGTGTTCCAGCAGTTCAATCTGTTTCCCCACCTAACGGTCTTGGAAAATATCATTGAAGCACCTATTCATGTACTTAATCGACCAAAGAGCAAAGCAATCAAAGATGCCCAGGAGTTACTTTCTAAGGTCGGACTTTTCGATAAACAGAACTGTTACCCTGGGACATTGTCTGGTGGCCAGGGTCAAAGAGTTGCCATTGCGCGAGCACTAGCAATGCAGCCAAAAATAATGCTTTTTGATGAGCCTACCTCAGCCCTTGATCCTGAGTTGGTGGGGGAAGTTCTTTCTGTTATGAAGCAGTTAGCCGAAGATGGAATGACTATGGTTGTCGTAACCCACGAAATGGGGTTTGCCAAAGAAGTCGCGGACAGGGTAATTTTCATTGACGAAGGCCGGATCGTAGAGGAAGGCTCACCTACTCAGATTTTCGGAAACCCTCAAGAAACACGCACTCAAACTTTCCTTGGTAGGTTGAGTCATTAA
- the rimP gene encoding ribosome maturation factor RimP, which yields MSEAIEKQIGSMVEPLIKEKGLELVDVEYLKEGAHWYLRLYIDKEGGVDMDDCSAISHVVSEMLDQKNPIPQAYMLEVSSPGLERPLKKEEDFVRFRGSMVMVHTTSPFKGFKKFSGNLIGLINDEIVLEYNDEHIAIPYNLVKKAHLALDF from the coding sequence ATGAGTGAGGCAATAGAAAAACAAATTGGGTCTATGGTTGAACCTTTAATAAAAGAAAAGGGCCTGGAATTGGTCGATGTAGAATACTTAAAAGAAGGTGCGCATTGGTATCTGCGTCTTTATATAGATAAAGAAGGCGGTGTGGACATGGACGATTGTTCAGCTATCAGTCACGTTGTGAGTGAAATGCTTGATCAGAAGAATCCTATCCCTCAAGCCTATATGCTGGAAGTGTCTTCTCCTGGACTGGAACGTCCTCTTAAAAAGGAAGAGGACTTTGTTCGTTTTCGGGGAAGTATGGTTATGGTTCATACAACATCACCCTTTAAGGGGTTTAAAAAGTTTTCTGGAAATCTTATTGGACTAATCAATGATGAGATCGTTTTAGAATACAATGATGAGCATATTGCCATTCCATACAATTTAGTTAAGAAAGCCCATTTGGCACTGGATTTTTGA
- a CDS encoding universal stress protein — protein MYYRIVVPVDSAGHSKNALIHAIKLAQQTGSRPIVVYINPIIPLYLNFGLGPLRKYVPLENSNALDILKDIIAGMGIPPDAVDKRAATGDPTTLIIKMAAEERADLIVIDNKLFCLLAGFRSISYSVIKYATCPVLVVK, from the coding sequence ATGTACTATAGAATTGTAGTTCCAGTGGATTCCGCTGGACATTCCAAAAATGCCTTAATCCATGCAATAAAGTTAGCCCAACAAACTGGCTCTAGGCCCATTGTTGTTTATATAAACCCCATCATTCCTCTTTACTTGAATTTTGGGTTAGGGCCTCTAAGAAAGTATGTACCTTTAGAAAATAGTAATGCCCTAGATATCCTAAAGGATATAATAGCGGGTATGGGTATTCCGCCTGACGCTGTTGATAAAAGAGCTGCAACGGGTGATCCGACCACTTTAATCATTAAAATGGCGGCAGAGGAAAGAGCAGATCTTATTGTAATAGATAATAAACTATTTTGTCTGTTAGCTGGATTTAGAAGTATAAGCTATTCAGTCATTAAATATGCGACTTGTCCAGTTCTTGTAGTAAAATAA